From the Pangasianodon hypophthalmus isolate fPanHyp1 chromosome 18, fPanHyp1.pri, whole genome shotgun sequence genome, the window AGTGCTTTTACAAATTGCCTGTCTAATGCAgagatagattttattttacattaatgaaaTCAAGGAAAATTCTCGATTGAGaaccttgacagaaagcaaaGGCACAGTGTCAATGCATCTCTCAAGCGGAAAAATCGAGTGGTGATGAAAGCACCGGCCAAAACATTACTTATGTTAAGACGGGGGGAAAGAACAGGCTGTGAGGAGGTGTCAGTTAAAAACACctgagagttcaaaacacctacacaaaTCATTGCAGATGCATTTCTCATGTTCTCATCTGATATTTTATTGCAGAGTCAGCATATTTTAAGTCAGCTCTTCCAGCTTATTTTTGCATGATACCTCATACCAGCATAATTCGATGTTAAAATTCTGAACTGCGTGAAGGTCGGCAGGTCTGTTATATACTGTTTCCCAAGTCTGCTACTGAAGTCATCATGtaatgcacattttagtgtttcccTGGTTTTCCACATCGATTTTAACTGCATGAAGATTTTGTTAATGGGCTGATGAGTTGAGTCATGTATTAGAGCAGAAAAACACTGGTTAAGGTTTTGTGTTAGTGACCAGAAGgatgtgagttcaaatcctaggaCTCCTAGAAAGCCTCCGCTGTGCGTCTAAGCAAAATctttaaccctcagctgcttgGTTCTCTGTTTGGATTGGCTTCAGCCTCACTCGGTGGTCACTTTGCATAAAAGGATTTGCTAAGTGAACAAAATAGAAAACTTGTGGTAGCGTACCTGGAGAGGTTCTTAAATGTGGTTACACAGATATTACATAACACATAAACGCATGGTGTCTATAAATGTAATAACTGTATACACTGTAAAGTCTGTTTACTGTACAGTCAACgacagaattattggcacctttcctagaaatgtgcaaaagtaattgattaattaataacttGCAattagtacattttatttttgacataatatttgtttaaacatGAAGAGTAGtgcattttttctgtttgacaCTGGTTtgaaaattattggcacctctgtgtatatatatatatatatatatatatatatatatatatatatatatatatatataaaacactatatataaaattactaATTTAGTTGGTAAAGCCTCTCCTCAGCCCCCCTCCCTGCATTCTGAGGTTTGTGCATGAATGACCTCTTCAATTCTGATTCAGAAATTTCAATACAAAACTGGCTACTGTAAAAGCATGGATTTTATATCCTGCAATCATTTATACACATTGTTGTAATCGGAAGcatgaatataaattaattagttCACATTTTAACCTTTATAACAGATGTAGGACATTTCTAGGAAAAAGTGTGCACTATTAGCTGATAAAATTTATTATACTGAATAAAGCACTTTTTGACTTCACCGAATATACAGTGTTAAAGATCCATTTTGACATTGGAAAAgggtttttctttaaaaataaaacttgctCATACTGTAAAGACACCCCAATTCATTAACCTTAAGCTGATTCTGGTGACACAGCTTACTGTATTAGGCCTGCTGAGCTTGAGTTTGTTACCTATAAACTAAActgtgaaattctgaaattgATCTTCGGGCTCTTCTTTGCCTCTTTACTCTTAACTGCTTTCTGTCCTATTACTTGACTAGTGCAAGTCAGCCATTCTGAAagctctttggtttttcctacaGTGATGGATGACAAAAGAATTTTATGTTTTACAATTACTCCCCAGATCATCAGGACATTACGGGCAACAATGATGTTCAGAGAGGTTGACAGCAAAGTGGGAAAATAGAATTGTGTTTGTAACTATGTTAAATATTGTttaggggtgtcaataattttgccagaaaaagaaatatgtatgagGATGTGAGAGATTTTTGCTAAAACCGAGTAGTTTTTCCAAGTTTTCAAGGGGATTTAAATcactgtgtgtaatttttttatacaatcatttttctctctttaataaaggctgccaataattctggagataagtgtatatatttgtatagtaGAGAGATCTATTGTCTTATTTCTATGTGTGTACGTGTTACATATATAAGCTGCAGACTATGAACTCTGACTGTAacaatgtgtttatatatagaaaaataatagttGTTAAGGGAAACAATAACATCTATTTCAGTGACACGGTTTAGGCTGGAAAACACACAGAAGATGTCTGCAATAAATGTTCCCTCCCATCAGTGATGTCACTACAGGAGTgtctttttattgctttttctttACCTGCGTCACCTGAGCTGGTCTAACTGCAGTAACAGTTTAGAGTGATACCTCAATTGTACagggaattttttatttaattgccaTCATGTTTGTTGGTTGGAAAGGAGAGGATGATGACACTGAACCTATGGACACTTCTGACTATCCTCGCTACTGGTTGTATCAGGCAGAGTGTGGCATTTGGCACAGAACTGAGGTATTGTCTCATTTCATTACTATACCAACACTCTTTCCTACATGCTTTCATAAAACAGGTTTTCCTTTACAGGATGATCCAGTGAACCCCATCAGCAGCTCAGAACTGGAAATGCGTTACATTAAAAACCCATGTGGAATTATTAACATCAGCACAGCAGGAGGCAACTTCAAAATTGATTTTGGGGGTAATGTCATTTCTCAGGTTGATACTTAAAAGATCCTATTAAATTATAGTGATAATAACTGTAATACCATGTGGACCATAAATGAATttaagaataaatgaaaattgtgaCTTTTTAGAGTAATTATGTCAAATCAGTAGTAGCTCTTTgcatgataaaaataataacaataacatttaaatttaccaAACTCAGAGTACCTGAAGACCAACCTAAGGACAGGACAGACACAAAAATTAAAACGCTCTTTATCCACTGAATCCACTGTTCTCaggtttgtgtatttcatttttcttttagtcAAAGCATGCCTACTCTTACTTCCTTTCTACTCTACTATCTACTTTCGTTTTTACCCTTATcatgaaatgaaagtgaaaCTCCTGTCTGTCTATTGAAACAGATGCAAATGTGCAGTCCAGGCTCCATCTGTACCTGCTCACTGGGAGAGCATGGACCCTAAAACACCTTTTAAGGTACAGCTTATGATGAAAAAGCAAACTAGACATTCTTAGTTATTGTTACATTGTACATCATTTATCAAGCTTGATAAGAACGGATTTATATCATTcttaggagcatttacacaagcaATTTGATATTTATACAAATCCTGTAATTTTGGGAAAAACGTTCATATCCTGCTTGTGCCCTACTTGTGCCCTAAGTGTGTGAAAATTTATGCAGACTAACTAATACCTTGACTGATCCGATTAAAAtcatatacaatggatataaaaagtctacacacccttgttaaaatggcaggtttttgtgatgtaaaaaaagaaaccaagataaatcatgtcagaacttttcccatctttaatgtgaagttgcaaagtatacaaataaagtgaaaaacaatctgaaacatttttagggaaaaaaggaaaaataaaaaacttacaaaaacCTAGTGTACACCCctaaattaatactttgttaaagcaccttttgagtttattacaccactcagtctttttggctaagagtctatcagcatggcacatcttgacttagcaatattttctcactctttctggcaaaaacattctagatccatcatattataagggcatctcctgtgcacagcccactgcaggtcaccccacaggtttttagttggattcaggtctgagatctggctaggccattcagaaatgttgatcttcttttggttaagccattcctttgttgatttggatgtatacTTTGAGTCACTGTCGtgctgaaagctgaaattaattttcatcttcagcttacaaCCAGACACCTAAAGGTTTTGCattaaaatcgactggtatttgttactattcatgattccctccgcCTTGATAAAGgtcccagttctggctgaagaaaagcagccctgaAGCATGGTGCTgacaccatcatgcttcactgagggtatgtgatgtgctttttttgcaacaaacatactttttggaattatggaattattataccttttggaattgatttcatcagaccataacacattttgccacacggtctggggtgatttagttgggcttgaatgtttttttgtgagaaagggcttctgtctagccaccctatcccacagcccagacatgtgaagaataacagattgttgtcacattcagagagtaatcagtacttgtcatatagtcctttaatgttgctgtaggtctctttgctgcctccctggtaagtttttgtcttgcccttttgtaaattttggagggatgtcttgttcttggtgatgtcattatggtgctccattttctctatttgttgatgatggcctttacgATATTCcgtggtacatctaatgttttggaaattctttatacccctctcctgatcgaaaCAACTGAGATACCATGCAccctttgtaagctctttgcagaccatggcttcagcagtcggatgaaatCAAGAAAGacgtgaagaaaatcctacagaaacaactggtctttatttggggttaattagaataatttgactgatgacagctgaatgataattatttttgaacatgagattggttcattctgaacacagtcacttccccattataaaagggtgtgcacacttatgcagccaggttattgtaacttttttatttttcctatttttccctaaaatgtttctgattggtttcacttaatttttatatgttgtaatttcacattgagggtgggaaaagttctgacattatttatgaCACCATTTtgacaggggtgtgtagactttttatatccattgtaaatTGCGATaagttactgcacttttatatatggatatatatatatatatatatatatatatatatatatatatatatatatatatatatatatatatatatatatatgtacatatattaaaggcattaataaaaaatattaaatatggaaaaaaaaagtaagcaagCCAATATAAATCCCTAAATTAAGACAGTTAGTCTTTCAGTTAAGAATGctgctgtataaaaggaggTTGGGCTCAGGTGGAGGATAAGCCTATTCTGTTTGCTGCAGCATCTTCTTTCAGTGCTGTGCAGCACTAAGTGACTGATCTAGTATGTCTCAGGCTGCAGTATGTCGTATATGCCCTAAATGCTTTGCGCCATTCGCTTCCTGCGGATACATGCCAGTCTGCTTTTCTAACTTAGTATCCGGGAGGACACAAGGGATTTCTGGCCAAGAGTTACAAAGACACCtcacttttaataataaaaacaattaaacatagCTGTTTCTTTGTGTGATGTGCCAATGATCACCTGGGTATGACAGAtataacagtgtatatatttcTCCATATTTATGTCAACCATTtttttcacctcacttaattcacatcTAATTCAAATTTTCCATAATTTGGCTCCAGTTTTTGGCCTTTCATGTGCTGTTAGACcattaaattatgtatttttcatttacatagatgtaagtaaaaataactttcacttctACCTCTGAGAAAGTCTATTTCTGCCTTTCGTTTGTCATTTTAACTGTGTGAGCTTTGTCTTtcatggagttttgtgggcattgCCAAATGCAAATAAGCTGTAATTTATGGGTGATTGGCAACATCAACATCCGCACACGAGcgcaaagaaaatcagcatttccaaaAATTTTGTAAACCCAGAGGAAATTTTTAGTTATgttggcttatgcaaacatctatacacaaatttattaaatcatCGATAAAGTATTTTTTCACATAATTTACAATTAAAATTCTTATGAAGGGCACCAAGGGTGagtgtttgtgcttgtgtgaaTGATATAAGGTCCTGAgtcaaaattcaatttaaagtgTTGATATTTATTATGGTTTTAAGACCAAGTCAATGGTTCTTTTCAACTCCTCCTAATATCAGAGTGCAGTGGGAATCACCTGGATATTTCCTTGTGGAAACAATTTAATTAttgtatgcacacacatgccAAGACTTTATaccaaaatatttacaattaacTACTGCTGGTATACAGTCATCTTCCCCTTTCTTCATTCAGAGAACATCAATATGGAGGTACAGGTAACCTGTTCTCCAAAGACAGGGGTAGCCTCCTTTAATCCTCTTTACCTTGCTGAGTggatttttatatattacatgcatttttttcctagAGTGTTATCTCCTGTGAGTAATCTACAAAACTTGTCATTTAGCCAACTAGTGGGGTTTGTGAGTAATGTGCCTCAAGCATTGTTGAGTGGTTTTCCCTCACCATACCATGCACACTTCATTGCTTAGTCTGCTTAATTAGCTGGATTTCCACTAATATGCAGCTCTTGGTTTGGAGTCAGCTTCCTCTCAAACACAGCAGACCCCTCAGTTCTCTTCACTTGGTGTCACTGTACAAGAATTGTACTTGTGCAGGCTCAGACATCCCCTGTGCTGACTGTACAGTGGTGACAACACAGAGTCCAACAGAGTGCACTCAGCCATTAGTAGCTGATTCGGAGTCGAATCCTACCCAAGCCCCACAGTCTAAACAGCTTGCTAGTCATAAAACACCCATCAAGCCAACATAGCAAGAGGCCCAGAAAATAAAGTTACTTTCTAGGCAAATAACAACCTGGTGGCAGACATGGCCCAGCTAAAACTGATGATTCAGTTGCTAAGACCATACAACTCTGGTGTTTGGCTCGCACCTCCCGGGTTGGGGGCTCaattcctgcctccaccctgtgtgttgtggaatttgcatgttctccccatgcttcaggaatttcctccgggtactccgttttcctcccccagtccaaagacatgagttgtaggctgattcgcatctctaaattgtccatagtgagtgaatgggtgtgtgaacatgtgtgtgtgtgtgattgtgccctgccaTGGGTTGGCAcctcatccagggtgtcccctgccttgtgtccCGGGTTCCCTGGGATTCATGTTCctcacgaccctgtgtaggataagcagtacagaaaaaggatggatagatggaactaaggggcccaaacctgttccagcatgacaatgcccctgtgcgcGAAGTGaggtctatgaagacatggtttggcaaggttggtgtggaagaacttgattggcctgcacagagccctgacctcaaccccactgaacacctttgggatgaactagaacacAGACTGTGCCCCAGACCTCACATGCCCAAAATCaatacctgacctcactaatgctcttgtggttgaatgagcacaaatccccacagccacgctccaaaatctagtagaaagccttcccagacgATTGGAGGTatagggggaataaatctggaatgatttcaaaaaacaaatatgagtGTTATAGTAAGGTGTCCACAaatctttggccatatagcgtattaTGCTTGACAATCAGATTCAGTCAGGCTGCCATGTGTGGTACTGGCTTCTGTTGAGAATGTACATGCGAGTGCAGCAGCCATTTTTGAGCACCTCTGGTTAGTCCTAAGGTGAGTCATGCTCCTCAACACGTTGTTGCCATACTTTTTCCAGGGAATTCTCACTGCCTCTTGtggttaggaggggtgaaatacaatgttaattaaatatatgtatCTGTGGTTCTATGAAACACACAAGATGCCACGTTTCTTTACTTGGAACTAGTGCAAACTTTGCAATACGATTCCAGAGAAATATGGCTGTATGACAgcagtatttattgcaaatactgcatCATATATCACTTAGTGACTTCACTGGACAAAAAAAGGTATCCAGGTAATTTATTCCACCCCTGGAGGTTATCCTCggttcatagaaccacagttacatacatattACCAGTTGCCATCTGCCACCTGTGCAGCCATACAACACTGATTACTCTCCATAACCTCATATATTTTGGTCATTACCCTTTAAATTAACTACTGATTAACCAATGGCAGTATTtaaatgctgtgtgtttgtaatgtgtACTTTAATACAGGTTTTATAAACCTTCAAAGCCGTTCATCAAATAAAGTCTCCCTTCTTTTTCAGACTTTTACTGTGAACCGGCAAACAAGAGAGTTTAAGGAAGTGGAGAGATATGTGCGAGAAATTGGTCTACTGCAAGAACCCCTGAAAGCTATCTACAGAATACAGAATTTTGACCTCTGGGAGCTGTACTGCAAGTAGGTACAATATCAGTCTAGTTGTGACATATTTGTTCATAAAAGgccttcttcatttttattattttctactattttagaACAGTGTTTCTCAGTCCAGGTCCTGGAGCACAAACACCCTGCACACTGCATGCTCTCAATTCACTCAGCTGAACTCATAAGCTAATAAACAAGCATTTAACTAACTGTGTGAGTTAGTGGAGAGAAAACAGCAAAATAGGGTAATGGTGCTCCAGGCCCAGGAGAACCTCTTTTTATGAGCGAGCTTTACTTCTTCACTTTCTTAAGTGCAACAGTCAAGCACTTGTTGGCTCCTAAGATCTAAATGAAAACTACTTGTTTGTGGAAACTatttaagttaataaaaatgattaaaaatccattttttcattagaaattaattttgattcagaaataaagttaCTAGGGCATTAACCTCAGTATGTACATttgtcttagaaaaaaaatcatacgtacacactgatcagccataacattaaaaccactgacaggacaggtgaagtgaataacattataCCATTGTTACAGTGGAacctatcttctgtagcctctgaagggcagtactaaatgaaaaaatatgatatttaggcaaaataagaaaaatgtacacatctccattctgttcaaatgttttcaccccccggctcttaatgtttttccttctggagcatcagtgagcatttgaaccttctgtaatagttgcatatgagtccctcagttgtccacagtgtgaaaagatggatctcaaaatcatacagtcattgttggaaagagttcaaatacacaaaaatgctggaaaaccaaagaatttgtgggacctgaaggatttttctgaagaacagcaggcagtttaactgttcaggacaaacaagggactcatgaacaactatcactaaacaaaaaaacacagctgtggatcattcaggtaacaacacagtattaagaatcaagggtatgtaaacttttgaacggggtcatttttataaattcaactattattttctcttgtggactatatgtaaacatcttttatgtgaaatatcttattcaggtcagcactaaataaacaataacatgcattttgtatgatccctcttattttagtaaaataattaacattttgcagattctgaaagggggatgtaaacttttgacctcaactgtattaggcagcaagtgaacagtcattgcttgaagttgatgtgttggaagcaggaaattGGGCAAGcctaaggatctgagcaactttgacaagggccaaattgtgatggctagacaactaggtcagagcatcttcaaaattgcaggtcttgtggggtgttcccggtatgcagtggttagtacctaccaaaagtggtccaaggaaggaaaatcagtgaactggcgacaggagGCTCaatgatgcgcgtggggagcgaaaactagcccatctggtctgatcccacagaagaactactgtaccacaaattgctgaaaaagttaatgctgggtttgatagaaaggtgtcagaacacacagttcatcgcagcttgctgcatatggggctgcgtagccgcagaccagtcagagtgcccacaCTGAcccctacaatgggcatgtgagcatcagaactggaccatggcgCAACGGAAGAAGGTGGCTGGGtctgatgttttcttttacatcatgtggatggccaggcgCGTGCGTTGCTttcctggggaagagatggcaccaggatgcactatggtaagaaggcaagctggtggagacagtgtgatgctctgggcaatgttctgctgggaaaccatgggtcctggcattcatgtggatgttactttgacacctacctaaacattattGTAGACCACGTGTCATAGACACCCCTtcatggtattccctaatggcaatggcctctttcagcgggataatgctccctgccacactgtaaaaattgttcaggaatggcttgaggaacatgacaaagtgttcaaggtgttgacttggcctccaaattccccagatctcaatccgattgggcatctgtgggatgtgctggacaaacaagtccgatccatggaggctccacctcgcaacttacaggacttaaaggatctgttgctaaagtcttggtgccagataccacagcacaccttcagaggtcagtGACGTCCATGGCTCgatgagtcagagctgttttggcagcacaaattgtacctacacgatattaggcaggtggttttaatgttattgctgatcggtgtatgtgtgcgtgtatatatatatattatatacacacacacaaaatgtacacacacactgacagtgaAAAAATATCTATTCTGTCTAGTGTAACATTTTACTCGTAATCTATTTTCTGTGATTATCATCAATGTATTCATCCTTTTTCTGTAGGAAAAAATCCCAGCTGATGAGGATAAAAGGTCAGTCAGACATTGAAGAACGATGGCTCTTCCATGGCACAGGCAAACACAATGTGCATAATATTTGCTTGTACAATTTTGACTGCAGAATATCCGAGTCAAGAAGACATGGTCACGTCCTCGGCAAAGGTTAGTTGggtttaatattttgttgtcCTCATACTACATTCAGTTATGATTACAAAAGTTACACATTCTCTTCTAGGTACATACTTTGCCTTACATGCAGCGCATGCAGACAAGTACAGCAAGGCTCAAAGCCAGGAAGTAAACAACACACGAATAATATTCCTTGCACGTGTGATTGTTGGGAAGTACACAACTGGACAACAAAATCTCTGCAAACCTGATGGTGACCAAATTGAAAATATACATGATAGCTGTGTTGACAATACTTTATATCCTAGgatttttgttgtctttaattCTAACCAGATATATCCTGCGTACGTGCTGGAGTATGGTGGGTAATAGGGTGATAAAATGATTGTGGAAGACAGAGAAACATTATTGATCTGCTGATTTTGGGATATAGAAGGTAGGAACAAATTTTGGTCATTTAGCTTTATCTAGTGATTTCATAAAGAAGTAAGTTTAATAGTCTAGATAATTGCACAGTGTAGTGCAGGGGTTatcaactaaaatttgtgaaggtcTAGTTATATAAATCTTTTTTCCAAAGATCCAAGCAGCTAAGCAGAACCATAAGCAGCTAACATGATTGAATGGCAACAACAAttactttttaatgcttaaatattaatgattagtaaataagacatttttttGTCCTGGTGCACACCTCTGCTCTGAGTCACAGATGTTTTAACTTGAAgtagtgggaaaatattgcacATATCTCTGCccattcatctttaaacactttaattaaaacttCCCTTTCTGACCACTCTAGCTCCCTATggccacaacagaggatctgctacagaagccaagCTGGTTGATGATTATAAACCTTAACTATAGCCAGCCGAATTGCTGAActatggccatttttttttcattggttACACTGATAGGCTCTGTGACTGTATTTTCGCTTGCTTTATTTGGTCAGGTGAAATACTTTATTGTGTCCACATCCGGACCACGGTCTGCCAGCTGAGGACCCCTGCTCCAGTGCAAAGTTATAGCAGGGTGGGATCCAAACGAGCTGCAGGTCAATGAAGTAAACTAACTACTATCACCTGCACAATTCCTAATCAGGATCCTCAACGTATTATTTCAGTCAAAGTAGTCCTCAATGTCAATGTCAGGGTTAAGCAACTCCTCCCCATATGAGGACAGATCCATCTGGTTGAGGATGAGGTTCTCAAAGGTCTCTTCCAGATCAGTGTCTCCAATAAGGACGGCCCCCACCATGCGTCCTCGGCTCAACACCACCTTCACGTACTCCAGGCCCTTGGTGCAGCGCACCAGCAGTTCATGATCCGACCCCAGGCCCTGAGCATTAAACTTGCCCAGCAGCACcacctgtaaaacacacaacacataaatATCACACATCAATGTGCAAAAATTCTAGAATTCACCTTAAGGAAATATGAAATTGGAAGTGAAACAGACAACAGGGGAAGATagacagtaatgtgtgtgtgtgtgtgtgtgtgtgtgtgagagagagagggagggatgggGGGGATTCGAGTCATAGGCCAGGGTAtctatttaactatttaataaaCAACTCCTTACATGgagttattaaaaatgatttatgtaTGAAATGGGTCTTATGGTATTCATCCTGATAAGTAAATTTCAAGCTGAAGGAAATCACTATGCATTGCAGCACTTTAGTCAAGAGACACTGTATATCCCTTTGTACTCTGGTCTACTATAGGTTCTACTAATAATATGATGAACTATCCATGGAGATAGAATTGTCCACTGACAATTCGGACACTACAAAATGGCTGATGCCCAAATATGGTAGGCATGGAGCGATTTCATACCTGGCACTTGGCTAAGAGACATGGAGTAAAACAGTAATGCCTGAGAAACCTGGACTACAAGAGAAATGACTGAGAAACAGAGAATAAGTAAAAAACTATGAGAGGTGTAatgtgacagagagaggagagaataGAATGAGAGCACTAACCACCTTGTAGttgaagaacttggtgatgtgtgaAAAGAGCTCAAAGCAGAAGTCCAGCTCGATGGCCTCCTCCAGCACATGGGCTGCTATGCAGCGTGCGGCGTAAAAGCCCATTTGACGTGCCTGAGTCCACAAGCGCATCTGCCACATGGGGGCACAACAGACACAGTGAACATGAGACTCGATGTCACCAAACAGCACTTGGTATAGAAATATAACACTAATCTGCTTGTGATTTGACTTTTTATGGCCAGGACCTAGGATTTGAATATGATAAAGAGAATCTGTATTCATTCACTCAAGTCCTGCCTCAGATATTAAAGGAGTAATACTgttcaaaataattttattgctgtatttttgtactAATATTCCAAATTACTGAGAACTTCCTGAAGAAAAACGCATTGGTGATAAAATATAGgaagtaaatgtgtaaatgtatgaatgaattaCTGTgtaggtgaatgaatgaacaacgGAACCTGCTGCCAAAGTGGACTAGGCTCCCAGCCTGCA encodes:
- the LOC113531906 gene encoding protein mono-ADP-ribosyltransferase PARP11-like isoform X2 — its product is MFVGWKGEDDDTEPMDTSDYPRYWLYQAECGIWHRTEDDPVNPISSSELEMRYIKNPCGIINISTAGGNFKIDFGEYLKTNLRTGQTQKLKRSLSTESTVLRCKCAVQAPSVPAHWESMDPKTPFKTFTVNRQTREFKEVERYVREIGLLQEPLKAIYRIQNFDLWELYCKKKSQLMRIKGQSDIEERWLFHGTGKHNVHNICLYNFDCRISESRRHGHVLGKGTYFALHAAHADKYSKAQSQEVNNTRIIFLARVIVGKYTTGQQNLCKPDGDQIENIHDSCVDNTLYPRIFVVFNSNQIYPAYVLEYGG
- the LOC113531906 gene encoding protein mono-ADP-ribosyltransferase PARP11-like isoform X1, which translates into the protein MFVGWKGEDDDTEPMDTSDYPRYWLYQAECGIWHRTEVLSHFITIPTLFPTCFHKTGFPLQDDPVNPISSSELEMRYIKNPCGIINISTAGGNFKIDFGEYLKTNLRTGQTQKLKRSLSTESTVLRCKCAVQAPSVPAHWESMDPKTPFKTFTVNRQTREFKEVERYVREIGLLQEPLKAIYRIQNFDLWELYCKKKSQLMRIKGQSDIEERWLFHGTGKHNVHNICLYNFDCRISESRRHGHVLGKGTYFALHAAHADKYSKAQSQEVNNTRIIFLARVIVGKYTTGQQNLCKPDGDQIENIHDSCVDNTLYPRIFVVFNSNQIYPAYVLEYGG